A single genomic interval of Oryza sativa Japonica Group chromosome 7, ASM3414082v1 harbors:
- the LOC4344020 gene encoding pectin acetylesterase 12: MGCSWALAALVLGFLVVAVHGSEPWLNQTQVYSTNANSGSNGVFVGITLIQSAAAKGAVCLDGSLPGYHLHRGFGSGANSWLVNLEGGGWCNDVKSCVFRKSSRRGSSNHMESQLQFTGIMSNRPEENPDFYNWNRVKVRYCDGGSFTGDGADASAGLYFRGQRIWQAAMDDLMAQGMRYANQALLSGCSAGGVSTILHCDEFRGLFSGSTNVKCLADAGMFLDFVDVSGQREMRDFFNGIVRLQGSGRSLPRSCTSRMDKTSCFFPQNVVPNIQTPTFILNTAYDVWQLQQSVAPKRADPQGLWRGCRMNHASCNSNQLQFLQGFRNQMLDAVRGFSGARQNGLFINSCFAHCQSERQDTWYAGDSPRLGNKRIAEAVGDWFFDRADAKYTDCAYPCDGTCHHLTFRGDY, translated from the exons ATGGGTTGTTCTTGGGCTCTTGCTGCTCtggttcttggcttcttggTGGTGGCAGTCCATGGCTCTGAGCCGTGGCTGAATCAGACGCAGGTCTACTCCACCAATGCCAACTCTGGTAGCAATGGCGTCTTCGTCGGGATTACGCTCATCCAGTCGGCGGCCGCCAAGGGAGCCG TATGCTTGGATGGGAGCTTACCAGGGTATCACCTACACCGAGGGTTTGGATCAGGGGCAAACAGTTGGCTTGTCAATTTGGAG GGTGGAGGCTGGTGCAACGATGTTAAAAGCTGCGTGTTTCGCAAGAGCAGTCGGCGTGGTTCATCAAATCACATGGAGAGCCAACTCCAGTTTACTGGGATAATGAGTAACAGGCCTGAAGAAAATCCTG ATTTCTACAACTGGAACAGAGTGAAGGTTCGATATTGTGATGGCGGATCCTTCACTGGTGATGGGGCTGATGCG TCTGCAGGCCTTTATTTCCGAGGTCAGCGTATTTGGCAGGCTGCTATGGATGATCTGATGGCCCAAGGAATGAGATATGCTAACCAG GCACTTCTTTCTGGATGCTCTGCTGGTGGTGTTTCAACCATACTTCACTGTGACGAGTTCCGTGGATTGTTTAGCGGCAGTACAAACGTGAAGTGCCTTGCTGATGCTGGAATGTTTCTGGACTT TGTTGATGTTTCTGGGCAACGAGAAATGAGGGACTTCTTCAATGGTATTGTGAGATTGCAG GGTTCCGGAAGAAGCCTGCCTAGGTCTTGTACCTCCCGCATGGATAAAACTTCG TGCTTTTTCCCCCAGAATGTGGTGCCAAACATTCAAACTCCAACTTTTATTTTGAACACTGCTTATGATGTGTGGCAG CTTCAACAAAGTGTGGCCCCCAAAAGGGCTGATCCGCAAGGTCTATGGCGAGGATGTAGGATGAATCATGCCTCCTGTAATAGCAACCAACTGCAATTTTTACAAG GTTTCAGGAATCAAATGCTCGATGCGGTGAGGGGTTTCTCCGGCGCAAGGCAGAACGGTCTTTTTATCAACTCCTGTTTCGCACATTGCCAAAGTGAGAGACAGGACACATGGTACGCAGGGGATTCTCCTCGTCTCGGTAACAAG AGAATTGCTGAAGCAGTAGGCGACTGGTTTTTCGATAGGGCAGACGCGAAGTACACAGACTGTGCATACCCTTGTGATGGTACCTGCCATCATCTTACATTCAGGGGAGATTACTAA
- the LOC4344021 gene encoding myb-related protein Hv33: MAKRAGGARKKLRRGLWSPEEDEKLMNHIAKYGHGCWSSVPKLAGLERCGKSCRLRWINYLRPDLKRGAFSQEEEDLIIHLHSMLGNKWSQIAAQLPGRTDNEVKNFWNSYIKKKLRQRGIDPATHKPLAEVVAAAACARTPAVFSDAELILSSIGAQPPPESYDGSRYSTECGAASVGGDGSLSSLSGYSQATAEFAVDGASASALLHCGGGGPTSSGGGAPPAPTAAVIPSVSSSSTLNSMVGLSPAATTTTTTTDEQYGNTNHLPWLELGPSTTTPSSSAAAATFDHYGAALDELKWSDYVFDGYNHQLPPYNHGGIYGGGDSKDTAVHFDAHALGNWC, translated from the exons ATGGCGAagcgggcgggcggcgcgaggaagaagcTGAGGAGAGGGCTGTGgtcgccggaggaggacgagAAGCTGATGAACCACATTGCCAAGTATGGCCATGGCTGCTGGAGCTCCGTCCCCAAGCTTGCAG GCCTTGAGAGATGTGGGAAGAGCTGCAGGCTGAGGTGGATAAACTACCTCAGGCCAGACCTCAAGAGGGGAGCATTCTCACAGGAAGAAGAAGACCTCATCATCCATCTCCATTCCATGCTAGGAAACAA GTGGTCTCAGATTGCGGCTCAGCTGCCGGGTCGGACGGACAACGAGGTCAAGAACTTCTGGAACTCTTACATCAAGAAGAAGCTTCGCCAGCGCGGCATCGATCCGGCCACCCACAAGCCGCTCGccgaggtcgtcgccgccgccgcctgcgcccgcACGCCGGCGGTGTTCAGCGACGCCGAGCTCATCCTGTCCTCCATCggcgcccagccgccgccggagagctATGATGGCAGCCGGTACAGCACGGAGTGCGGCGCCGCGAGTGTCGGCGGCGACGGGTCGCTGTCGTCGCTGTCCGGGTACAGCCAAGCGACAGCGGAGTTCGCGGTGGACGGCGCCAGCGCGAGCGCGCTGCtgcactgcggcggcggcggccccacCTCCTCCGGTGGTGGCGCCCCGCCGGCGCCCACGGCGGCGGTTATCCCGTCGGTGTCGAGCTCCAGCACGCTGAACTCGATGGTTGGCCTaagccccgccgccaccaccaccaccaccaccaccgacgaGCAGTACGGCAACACCAACCACCTCCCATGGCTGGAGCTGGGCCCAAGCACcaccaccccctcctcctccgccgccgccgccacgttcgACCACTACGGCGCCGCGCTGGACGAGCTCAAGTGGTCCGATTACGTGTTCGACGGCTACAACCACCAGCTACCTCCGTACAACCATGGCGGCATctatggcggcggcgacagcaaggACACGGCGGTGCACTTCGACGCCCACGCCCTCGGCAACTGGTGCTAG
- the LOC4344022 gene encoding cytochrome P450 709B1, whose translation MGNFVWMVAAAAAAVASWAFIAVVVKLVWRPRAISRRLRAQAVGGPGYRFFSGNLGEIRRLRAEGAGVVLDVSSHDFVPIVQPHFRKWVSLYGKTFLFWFGAQPNICLADINIVRQVLSDRTGMYPKDLTNPYFAHLLGKGLVLIDGDEWKRHYKVVHPAFDMDKLKMMTVTISDCTGSMMSEWESELGMKGGSAEIELSQRFQELTADVISRTAFGSSYSEGKQVFLAQRKLQFLAFSMFLTIQIPGFRYLPTKKNLKIWSLDKKVRSMLRNIIKIRLANKDTMGYGNDLLGLMLETCAPEHDESQQLSMDEIIAECKTFFFGGHDTTSHLLTWTMFLLSTHPEWMRKIRKEVTTMCGDEVPTGDMLNKMNLLNMFLLETLRLYSPVSLISRRTGTNAKFGGIKVPEGTILRIPIATIHRDKEVWGEDADEFKPARFENGVSKAAKHPNALLSFSNGPRSCIGQNFAMIEAKAVITMILQRFSFTLSPKYVHTPISVITLRPKYGLPMILRSLKVKRDL comes from the exons ATGGGTAATTTCGTgtggatggtggcggcggcggcggcggcggtggcgtcgtggGCGTTCATCGCGGTGGTGGTGAAGCTGGTGTGGAGGCCCCGCGCCATCAGCAGGCGGCTGCGGGCGCAGGCCGTCGGCGGGCCGGGATACAGGTTCTTCTCCGGCAACCTCGGCGAGATCAGGCGTCTCCGCGCCGAGGGCGCCGGCGTCGTGCTCGACGTCTCCTCCCATGACTTCGTCCCCATCGTGCAGCCGCACTTCCGCAAATGGGTTTCCCTCTACG GGAAGACGTTCTTGTTCTGGTTCGGGGCACAACCGAACATATGCTTGGCGGATATAAACATTGTGAGGCAGGTGTTGTCGGACCGTACGGGGATGTACCCTAAGGACTTAACTAACCCATACTTCGCACACCTACTTGGCAAAGGGCTTGTGCTCATCGATGGCGACGAGTGGAAACGCCACTACAAGGTGGTCCACCCAGCCTTCGACATGGACAAGCTCAAGATGATGACGGTGACCATATCTGACTGCACCGGGTCAATGATGTCTGAGTGGGAGTCTGAGTTGGGGATGAAAGGTGGAAGCGCGGAGATTGAACTGAGTCAGCGGTTTCAAGAGCTCACTGCTGACGTGATCTCGCGCACGGCGTTTGGGAGCAGCTATAGTGAGGGGAAGCAGGTCTTCCTGGCACAAAGGAAACTCCAgtttcttgccttctccatGTTTCTCACCATCCAAATCCCAGGGTTCCGCTACCTTCCAACTAAAAAAAACCTAAAGATATGGTCACTAGACAAGAAGGTGAGGAGCATGCTCAGGAACATCATCAAGATCCGGCTCGCTAACAAGGACACCATGGGATATGGGAACGACTTGCTTGGATTGATGTTGGAGACGTGCGCGCCAGAGCATGACGAAAGCCAGCAGTTGAGCATGGACGAGATCATTGCCGAGTGCAAGACCTTCTTCTTCGGCGGGCATGACACTACCTCGCACCTGCTCACTTGGACCATGTTCTTGCTGAGCACACATCCGGAGTGGATGAGGAAGATCAGGAAGGAGGTGACAACTATGTGCGGTGACGAAGTGCCCACTGGTGACATGCTCAACAAGATGAACTTACTCAACATGTTCCTTCTCGAGACTCTAAGGTTGTACAGCCCTGTCTCACTCATATCGAGGAGGACTGGCACCAATGCCAAATTCGGTGGCATCAAGGTGCCTGAGGGCACCATCCTAAGGATCCCAATCGCAACAATCCATCGTGACAAGGAAGTGTGGGGTGAGGACGCCGACGAGTTCAAGCCGGCGAGGTTCGAGAATGGAGTGTCCAAGGCAGCGAAGCACCCCAACGCACTACTCTCCTTCTCTAACGGGCCGAGGTCATGCATCGGGCAGAATTTCGCCATGATTGAGGCCAAAGCCGTCATCACCATGATCCTGCAGAGGTTCTCCTTCACGTTGTCCCCTAAGTACGTCCACACGCCAATTAGTGTGATCACGCTAAGGCCTAAGTACGGTCTTCCAATGATCCTTAGGAGCCTCAAGGTAAAAAGAGATCTGTAA
- the LOC4344023 gene encoding cytochrome P450 709B2-like, with product MNMVRQVLSDRTGMFPKYIDNMQFARLLGKGLVLTDDDEWKRHYKVVHPAFDMDKLKMMTETISDYAQSMMFEWESELGMKGGSTEIELSRWFEELTADVISRTAFGSSYREGKQVFLAQRKLQFLAFSVFLTIQIPGFSYLLTKKNLKTWSLDKKVRSMLMNIIKSRLTNKETMGYGNDLLGLMLEACVPEHGGSQPQLSMDDIIAECKTFFFAGHDTTSQLLTWTMFLLSTHQHWMEKLRKEVRMVCNDEVPTGDMLNKLKLVNMFLLETLRLYGPVSLVTRRAGTDVKLGSIKVPKGTILTIPIATIHRDKEVWGEDADEFKPERSENGVLNAAKHPSALLSFSIGLRSCIGQNFAMIEARTIIAMILQRFSFTLSPKYVHTPISVITLRPKYGLPMILRSLKVKRDR from the coding sequence ATGAACATGGTGAGGCAGGTGTTGTCGGACCGTACAGGGATGTTCCCCAAGTACATAGATAACATGCAGTTCGCACGCCTGCTTGGTAAGGGGCTCGTGCTCACCGACGACGATGAGTGGAAACGCCACTACAAGGTGGTTCACCCAGCCTTCGACATGGACAAGCTCAAGATGATGACGGAGACCATATCCGACTACGCCCAATCAATGATGTTTGAGTGGGAATCGGAGTTGGGGATGAAGGGCGGAAGCACGGAGATTGAACTGAGCCGGTGGTTTGAGGAGCTCACTGCTGATGTGATTTCGCGTACGGCATTTGGGAGCAGCTACAGGGAGGGGAAGCAGGTCTTCCTAGCACAGAGGAAGCTCCAATTTCTTGCCTTCTCCGTGTTTCTCACCATCCAAATCCCAGGGTTCAGCTACCTCCTGACCAAAAAGAATCTGAAGACATGGTCACTAGACAAGAAGGTGAGGAGCATGCTCATGAACATTATCAAGAGTCGACTCACTAACAAAGAAACCATGGGATATGGGAATGACCTGCTTGGATTGATGTTAGAGGCATGCGTGCCAGAGCATGGCGGGAGCCAGCCACAACTCAGCATGGACGATATCATCGCTGAGTGCAAGACCTTCTTCTTCGCTGGGCATGACACCACCTCGCAATTGCTCACTTGGACCATGTTCTTGCTTAGCACACACCAACATTGGATGGAGAAACTCAGAAAGGAGGTTAGGATGGTGTGCAATGACGAGGTGCCCACCGGAGACATGCTCAACAAGTTGAAATTGGTCAACATGTTCCTTCTCGAGACCCTAAGGTTGTATGGCCCTGTCTCACTCGTAACGAGGAGAGCTGGTACCGACGTCAAGCTTGGTAGCATCAAGGTTCCTAAGGGCACCATCCTAACGATCCCGATCGCAACAATCCACCGTGACAAGGAAGTGTGGGGGGAGGACGCCGATGAGTTCAAGCCAGAGAGGTCCGAGAATGGAGTGTTGAATGCAGCGAAGCACCCCAGCGCACTACTCTCCTTCTCTATCGGGCTAAGGTCGTGCATCGGGCAAAACTTTGCCATGATCGAGGCCAGGACCATCATCGCCATGATCCTGCAAAGGTTCTCCTTCACGTTGTCCCCTAAGTACGTCCACACGCCAATCAGTGTGATCACGCTAAGGCCTAAGTATGGTCTTCCAATGATCCTTAGGAGCCTCAAGGTAAAGAGAGATAGGTAA